The Hymenobacter oligotrophus genome has a window encoding:
- a CDS encoding universal stress protein, giving the protein MDTIVVLTDLSPAAEQARRYAAQVAAPLGARVVLLHLSQELTLPSNATETSAEVRRTLPAKLQALADDMLVPTSAAIIDGNFDEDIDAIIERYNPMLLVLGLTQTNSYFEALLANRALNTLRYNTCPIMLVPASAALAPPYRVVLAVDGEAFAVPAPAAGLFNEVLSTWAPELAVVNTVGSAAKASIAALQQVQASGLLRGEQRLSFQQPVVSAPEDGILRVLNEQRGSLLVMVARRRSLLGQLFHRSVTARVLRNTTVPVLLLPAADTEAAVAGKPQPADELFVPLV; this is encoded by the coding sequence ATGGACACCATCGTTGTTCTTACCGATTTGTCGCCGGCCGCCGAGCAGGCCCGCCGTTACGCCGCCCAAGTTGCTGCCCCGCTGGGCGCCCGCGTGGTGCTGCTGCACCTTAGCCAAGAGCTGACGTTGCCCAGCAACGCCACCGAAACCTCGGCCGAAGTACGCCGCACCTTGCCCGCTAAGCTGCAAGCCCTGGCCGACGACATGCTGGTGCCCACTTCCGCGGCCATTATCGACGGCAATTTCGACGAGGACATCGACGCCATCATCGAGCGCTACAACCCCATGCTGCTGGTGCTGGGCCTCACCCAAACCAACAGCTACTTCGAGGCGCTGCTGGCCAACCGCGCCCTGAACACCTTGCGCTACAACACCTGCCCCATTATGCTGGTGCCGGCCTCGGCGGCCCTTGCGCCGCCGTACCGCGTGGTGCTGGCCGTCGACGGCGAAGCCTTTGCGGTGCCGGCGCCCGCAGCGGGTTTGTTTAACGAGGTGCTCAGCACCTGGGCGCCCGAGCTGGCGGTGGTCAACACAGTTGGCTCGGCGGCCAAAGCCAGTATAGCAGCCCTTCAGCAAGTGCAGGCCAGCGGCTTGCTGCGCGGCGAGCAGCGCCTTAGCTTTCAGCAACCCGTGGTGAGCGCGCCCGAGGATGGCATTCTGCGCGTACTAAACGAGCAGCGCGGCAGCCTGCTGGTGATGGTAGCCCGCCGACGCAGCTTGTTGGGCCAGCTCTTTCACCGCAGCGTTACGGCGCGCGTGCTGCGCAACACCACCGTGCCCGTGCTGCTGCTGCCCGCCGCCGATACCGAGGCGGCCGTGGCCGGCAAGCCCCAGCCCGCCGACGAGTTGTTTGTGCCCTTGGTATAG
- a CDS encoding SixA phosphatase family protein codes for MFSALRTLCLLPLLFGTVASTAPEAAKPKITTVYVVRHAEKATEQNPQDPPLTEAGQARARALAEVLRKAPIVAVYSTNTRRTKDTATPLAEAKKRTIEPYEANGPGLAALAARIRQTPQGKAVLVVGHSNTILETVEALGAPRPVPAIADDEFSYLLEVKMPASGGPATATAKRYGGGK; via the coding sequence ATGTTCTCTGCGCTCCGCACCCTGTGCCTGTTGCCGCTGCTGTTTGGCACCGTAGCCTCTACCGCCCCCGAGGCAGCCAAGCCCAAAATCACCACGGTGTACGTGGTGCGCCACGCCGAAAAAGCCACCGAGCAAAACCCGCAAGACCCGCCCCTGACGGAAGCTGGCCAAGCCCGCGCCCGCGCTTTGGCCGAGGTGCTGCGCAAAGCGCCCATCGTGGCCGTGTACTCAACCAACACACGCCGCACCAAGGACACCGCCACTCCGCTGGCCGAAGCGAAAAAGCGCACCATCGAGCCTTACGAAGCCAACGGACCCGGTTTGGCTGCGCTGGCAGCCCGCATTCGGCAAACGCCCCAGGGCAAAGCCGTGCTGGTAGTGGGGCACTCCAATACCATCCTCGAAACCGTGGAAGCCCTAGGTGCCCCGCGCCCCGTGCCCGCCATCGCCGACGACGAGTTTAGCTACTTGCTCGAGGTGAAAATGCCCGCCAGCGGCGGCCCAGCCACGGCTACCGCCAAGCGTTACGGCGGAGGCAAATAA
- a CDS encoding DUF1028 domain-containing protein, translating to MFHRSLLTLFGVLLLSVAGYAQQVFSKQEPFAYTYSIVARDPKTGEMAVAVQSHWFSVGTAVSWAEAGVGAVATQSFTNKSFGMRGLALLKSGKTAQQALDELLSTDEGRDVRQVAIVDSKGNVAAHTGKKCVDMAGHITGKQFSVQANMMVSDKVWPAMAKAFEQSEGQPLAERVLAALDAAQAQGGDIRGRQSAALLVVGASASQTPWDDRLVDLRVDDNPEPLKELRRLLKLHRAYDHMNAGDLAVEKNDMPTAVREYQTAEQAFPQNLEMRYWHAITLANKGQVAEAKKMLKPIFKQDPNWRTLTARLPKVGLLTVSAPELQQILSLK from the coding sequence ATGTTCCACCGCAGCTTACTTACCTTATTTGGCGTTTTGTTGCTGAGCGTAGCCGGCTACGCTCAGCAGGTCTTCTCTAAACAAGAGCCGTTTGCGTACACCTACTCCATTGTAGCCCGCGACCCCAAAACCGGCGAAATGGCTGTGGCCGTGCAAAGCCACTGGTTTTCGGTGGGCACGGCCGTATCGTGGGCCGAGGCTGGGGTGGGGGCTGTAGCTACGCAGTCGTTCACCAACAAGTCGTTCGGGATGCGCGGGTTGGCGTTGCTGAAGAGCGGCAAAACGGCTCAGCAAGCCCTCGACGAGCTGCTCTCGACCGACGAAGGCCGCGACGTGCGCCAGGTGGCCATCGTGGATAGCAAAGGCAACGTGGCCGCGCACACCGGCAAAAAGTGCGTCGATATGGCCGGCCACATTACGGGCAAGCAGTTTTCGGTGCAAGCCAACATGATGGTTTCGGACAAGGTATGGCCAGCCATGGCGAAAGCCTTTGAGCAAAGCGAAGGGCAGCCGCTGGCCGAGCGCGTACTGGCCGCCCTCGATGCTGCCCAGGCCCAAGGTGGCGACATTCGCGGCCGGCAATCGGCTGCTTTGCTGGTGGTGGGCGCCAGTGCCAGCCAAACGCCCTGGGACGACCGCCTCGTGGATTTGCGCGTGGACGACAACCCCGAGCCGTTGAAAGAGCTGCGCCGCCTGCTGAAGCTGCACCGCGCCTACGACCACATGAACGCCGGCGACCTGGCCGTGGAGAAAAACGACATGCCCACGGCCGTGCGCGAGTACCAAACGGCCGAGCAGGCTTTCCCGCAAAATCTCGAAATGCGCTACTGGCACGCCATTACGCTGGCCAACAAAGGCCAGGTAGCCGAGGCCAAAAAGATGCTGAAACCCATTTTCAAACAAGACCCCAACTGGCGCACCCTCACCGCGCGCCTGCCTAAAGTGGGCCTGCTGACGGTATCGGCGCCGGAGCTGCAACAAATTTTGAGCTTAAAGTAA
- the surE gene encoding 5'/3'-nucleotidase SurE: MSNDASSRPLILISNDDSIAAPGIAVLVRVMQCLGEVVVVAPASPQSGMGHAITLAEPLRLDRSYLFAGLEAYTCSGTPADCVKIAKHLVLKDRRPDLVVSGVNHGSNASVNVIYSGTMSAAIEAAIEGLPAIGFSLCDFSHQADFSHAEPWIEHIAREALAKGIPAGTALNVNIPKKSDDPIVGARLCRQAKAKWQEEFDTRQDPYNRPYYWVLGNFLNQDQGEDTDEWALAHNYISIVPCQFDLTAHQHLQSLNSAWEMQLPGRPTPAEPAHPHPVSPGDYGPANPQG; the protein is encoded by the coding sequence GTGAGTAACGATGCCTCTTCTCGCCCTCTGATTCTGATTTCCAACGACGACAGCATCGCCGCGCCCGGCATTGCCGTGCTGGTGCGCGTAATGCAGTGCTTGGGCGAAGTGGTGGTGGTAGCACCGGCCTCGCCGCAATCGGGCATGGGCCACGCCATTACCCTGGCCGAGCCGCTGCGCCTCGACCGCAGCTACCTGTTCGCGGGCCTGGAAGCCTACACCTGCTCGGGCACCCCCGCCGACTGCGTCAAAATTGCCAAGCACTTGGTGCTGAAAGACCGCCGGCCCGACTTGGTGGTGTCGGGAGTTAACCACGGCTCCAATGCTTCCGTCAACGTAATCTACTCCGGTACCATGTCGGCGGCTATTGAAGCGGCAATTGAAGGACTGCCGGCTATTGGCTTCTCTTTATGCGACTTCTCGCATCAGGCCGACTTCTCGCACGCCGAGCCGTGGATTGAACACATTGCCCGCGAAGCCCTAGCTAAGGGTATTCCGGCTGGCACGGCCCTGAACGTGAACATCCCCAAAAAATCTGACGACCCGATTGTGGGCGCCCGGCTGTGCCGCCAAGCCAAAGCCAAGTGGCAGGAAGAGTTCGACACCCGCCAGGACCCCTACAACCGGCCGTACTACTGGGTGCTTGGCAACTTCCTCAACCAAGACCAAGGCGAGGATACCGACGAATGGGCGCTGGCGCATAACTACATCAGCATTGTGCCTTGCCAATTCGACCTCACCGCGCACCAGCACCTGCAAAGCCTGAACTCGGCCTGGGAAATGCAGCTGCCAGGCCGCCCCACACCCGCCGAGCCGGCCCACCCGCACCCCGTGAGCCCCGGCGACTACGGCCCGGCCAACCCGCAAGGCTAA
- a CDS encoding DoxX family protein, with the protein MPLFENRYRYADLGLLILRVGLGVMFTIHGYPKLMGGPEKWVAVGGAMKHFGITVAPAAWGFAAAVAETIGGQLLALGLLFRVACAMLFLTMVVAAFSHIATGEGFGGYSHAVESGIVFLGLLFIGPGKYSADQVLFPPRRRLY; encoded by the coding sequence ATGCCGCTGTTTGAAAACCGTTACCGCTACGCCGACCTAGGGTTGCTGATCCTGCGCGTGGGCTTGGGCGTGATGTTCACCATACATGGCTACCCCAAGCTGATGGGCGGCCCCGAAAAATGGGTTGCCGTGGGCGGTGCCATGAAGCATTTTGGCATTACGGTGGCCCCGGCCGCTTGGGGCTTTGCCGCCGCCGTTGCCGAAACCATTGGCGGGCAACTGTTGGCGCTGGGGTTGCTGTTTCGGGTGGCCTGTGCCATGCTGTTCCTTACCATGGTGGTGGCCGCCTTTTCGCACATTGCCACGGGCGAAGGCTTCGGGGGGTACTCCCACGCCGTCGAGTCGGGGATTGTATTCCTAGGTCTGCTGTTCATCGGCCCAGGCAAATACAGCGCCGACCAGGTGTTGTTTCCGCCGCGTCGTCGCTTGTACTAA
- a CDS encoding M14 family metallopeptidase, translated as MLTTLLLAANLLASSPADTKPDWRTPFEKGNGNTTTTHAECIAYYQRLAAAYPEIKVRETGSTDVGLPLHEVVISADGDADPASTRQKNRRVLLIQNGIHPGEPEGIDASMMLARDLVQQKKLRPLLQNVTVVIIPIYNVDGSLNRNSTTRANQNGPREYGFRGNARNLDLNRDYIKQDSRNARSFAELFRKWQPEVFVDTHTSNGADYQYTMTLIATQKDKLHSAVSEYLTKRLLPALYGGMEKKKWPLTPYVDFEGRTPDARGLQGFLETPRYSTGYTTLFNTVGFVTETHMLKAYKPRVQATYDFLHLLLSQVNTDAAAIATARAEADRQTAAQRQFALAWQLDTTQAETFTFRGYQGKTKPSEVSGQPRLYYDRQAPFTKAIPYYNTFRPSVQASAPRAYLVPQAWGEVIERLQRGGLRLQRLTRDTTLTTEVYFIEDYKTGQRPYEGHYVHNQVRVRPEQRSVAFRRGDYVVWLNQPQNRLAVETLEPQATDSYFAWGFFDSILQQKEYFSDYVFEDVAAELLRQKPELRQQLEARKKADPAFAKSAAAQLDWVYRQSANYEPTHLRYPVARWQGGNLPVE; from the coding sequence ATGCTCACCACGCTGCTACTGGCCGCTAACCTACTGGCCTCCTCCCCTGCCGATACCAAGCCCGACTGGCGCACCCCCTTCGAAAAAGGCAACGGAAACACCACCACTACCCACGCCGAGTGCATTGCTTACTACCAGCGGCTGGCAGCGGCCTACCCCGAAATTAAGGTGCGCGAAACGGGCTCGACTGATGTAGGCCTGCCCCTGCACGAGGTGGTGATTTCGGCCGACGGCGACGCCGACCCGGCCAGCACCCGCCAGAAAAACCGGCGCGTGCTGCTCATCCAAAACGGCATTCACCCGGGCGAGCCGGAGGGCATTGATGCGTCGATGATGCTGGCCCGCGACCTGGTGCAGCAGAAAAAGCTACGCCCCTTGCTTCAGAACGTAACGGTGGTCATCATCCCGATCTACAACGTCGATGGGTCATTGAACCGCAACTCCACCACCCGGGCCAACCAAAACGGACCTAGGGAATACGGCTTCCGCGGCAACGCCCGTAACCTCGACCTCAACCGCGACTACATTAAGCAGGATTCGCGCAATGCCCGCTCCTTTGCCGAGCTGTTCCGGAAGTGGCAACCCGAGGTGTTCGTGGACACCCACACCTCCAACGGCGCCGACTACCAATACACCATGACGCTGATTGCCACGCAGAAGGACAAGCTGCACTCGGCCGTAAGCGAGTACCTAACCAAGCGCCTGCTGCCCGCGCTGTACGGCGGCATGGAGAAGAAAAAGTGGCCCCTTACGCCCTACGTCGATTTTGAGGGCCGCACGCCCGATGCCCGCGGCTTGCAAGGTTTTCTGGAAACGCCGCGCTACTCCACCGGCTACACCACGCTCTTCAATACGGTTGGCTTCGTGACGGAAACGCACATGCTGAAGGCTTATAAACCGCGCGTACAGGCCACCTACGACTTCCTGCACTTGCTGCTAAGCCAAGTGAACACCGACGCGGCCGCCATTGCCACGGCCCGCGCCGAAGCCGACCGCCAAACCGCTGCCCAACGGCAATTCGCGCTGGCCTGGCAGCTCGACACTACCCAAGCCGAAACCTTCACCTTCCGGGGGTACCAAGGCAAAACCAAGCCGAGCGAGGTAAGCGGCCAACCGCGCCTGTACTACGACCGCCAAGCGCCCTTCACCAAAGCCATACCCTACTACAACACCTTCCGGCCCAGTGTGCAAGCCAGCGCACCTAGGGCGTACTTGGTGCCGCAGGCCTGGGGCGAGGTAATTGAGCGGCTCCAACGCGGCGGCCTGCGTTTGCAACGCCTCACCCGCGACACTACCCTCACCACCGAGGTGTACTTCATCGAGGACTACAAAACCGGCCAGCGCCCCTACGAGGGCCACTACGTGCACAACCAGGTGCGCGTACGCCCCGAGCAACGCAGCGTGGCCTTCCGCCGCGGCGACTACGTGGTGTGGCTGAACCAGCCCCAAAACCGCTTAGCCGTGGAAACCCTGGAGCCGCAAGCCACCGACTCGTACTTCGCCTGGGGCTTTTTCGACAGCATTTTGCAGCAAAAGGAGTATTTCTCGGATTACGTATTTGAAGACGTAGCCGCCGAGCTGCTGCGCCAAAAGCCCGAACTACGCCAACAGCTCGAAGCCCGCAAAAAGGCCGATCCGGCCTTTGCCAAAAGTGCCGCCGCTCAGCTCGATTGGGTATATCGGCAGTCGGCTAACTACGAGCCTACGCACCTGCGCTACCCCGTAGCCCGTTGGCAAGGCGGCAACCTGCCCGTCGAATAA
- a CDS encoding ABC transporter ATP-binding protein, with product MVAESVLELQQLSKRYGRTKAVQDLTLSVPRGSVYGLLGPNGSGKTTTLGIALGVLHATAGTVRWFGQAPSATARRRIGALLETPNFFPYLSARQNLQIAADIKGADEAAIQAALQTVELANRQHEPVRGFSLGMKQRLALASALLGQPEVLVLDEPTNGLDPTGIADVRALIQRLAAQGKTIILASHLLDEVQKVCTHVGVMHQGQLRAAGAVSAILAATDRVHLRLGAEAAPGVLAQALAALPFVHDVQTLANGACSLALASGHSAADVNRALFAQGLALAHLSTEQRSLEAEFLQIIQKS from the coding sequence GTGGTTGCCGAATCTGTTCTTGAGCTCCAGCAGCTTAGCAAGCGTTACGGCCGCACCAAGGCCGTGCAAGATCTTACCTTATCGGTGCCGCGGGGCAGCGTGTACGGTTTGCTGGGGCCCAACGGCAGCGGCAAAACCACCACCCTGGGCATTGCCCTAGGTGTGCTGCATGCCACGGCCGGCACGGTGCGCTGGTTTGGCCAGGCACCCAGCGCAACCGCCCGGCGCCGAATTGGGGCGCTGCTCGAAACGCCCAACTTCTTTCCGTACCTGAGCGCCCGCCAAAACCTTCAAATCGCGGCCGACATCAAAGGCGCTGATGAAGCGGCGATTCAGGCCGCCTTGCAAACCGTAGAACTGGCCAACCGCCAGCACGAGCCGGTACGCGGGTTTTCGCTCGGCATGAAACAGCGCCTTGCCTTGGCCTCGGCGCTGCTCGGCCAACCCGAGGTGCTGGTGCTCGACGAGCCCACCAACGGCCTCGACCCCACCGGCATTGCCGACGTGCGTGCCCTAATCCAACGCTTAGCTGCCCAAGGCAAAACCATTATCCTGGCCAGCCACTTGCTCGATGAGGTGCAGAAGGTGTGTACCCACGTGGGCGTGATGCACCAGGGCCAGCTACGTGCAGCTGGCGCGGTCAGCGCTATTCTGGCTGCCACCGACCGCGTGCACCTGCGCCTAGGTGCCGAGGCTGCACCTGGGGTGTTGGCCCAAGCCCTTGCTGCCCTGCCCTTTGTGCACGATGTGCAAACGTTGGCCAACGGCGCCTGCAGCCTCGCACTCGCCAGCGGCCACTCCGCTGCCGACGTCAATCGGGCCCTTTTTGCGCAGGGCTTGGCACTGGCCCACCTCAGCACCGAGCAACGCAGCCTCGAAGCCGAGTTCCTGCAGATCATCCAGAAATCCTAA
- a CDS encoding ABC transporter permease subunit encodes MLRTELRKLLPYRTAWVIMLLFTALLAATIAGAGGVTVNGQTLGAALYALPGMWAKLAYIAGYFSLLPAFLLIMLITDEFQYRTFRQQLIDGTPREQLLLDKLVVALLLTLWGMLSVLVAGVFFGLTRNPEATFGNVFSGAAEPLLLYGIQLLGYLSIAAVLALLIRKSTPAIVALLLYVWVVERLVRYFLPDAIDRFLPIKALDMLTPSPFAQALDTMLGPTGALPPAQAAVVALGYIGLCWLLGAFLLRTRDL; translated from the coding sequence ATGCTCCGAACCGAACTCCGCAAGCTGCTACCCTACCGCACTGCCTGGGTTATTATGTTGCTGTTCACGGCTTTGCTAGCGGCTACCATAGCCGGTGCGGGCGGCGTAACGGTAAATGGCCAAACCCTAGGTGCTGCCCTGTATGCCTTGCCGGGCATGTGGGCCAAGCTTGCCTACATAGCGGGTTATTTCTCCTTGTTGCCCGCTTTCCTGCTGATCATGCTGATTACCGACGAGTTTCAGTACCGCACCTTCCGGCAGCAGCTCATCGATGGCACCCCGCGCGAGCAGTTGTTGCTTGATAAGCTGGTGGTGGCGCTGCTACTCACGCTGTGGGGCATGCTGTCGGTGCTGGTGGCGGGGGTATTCTTCGGCCTAACGCGCAACCCCGAGGCAACTTTTGGCAATGTGTTTAGCGGGGCTGCCGAGCCCCTGCTGCTCTACGGCATCCAACTGCTGGGTTACCTTTCGATTGCGGCGGTGCTGGCCTTGCTCATCCGCAAAAGCACTCCGGCTATTGTGGCGCTGCTGCTGTACGTATGGGTAGTAGAGCGCCTGGTCCGGTACTTTCTGCCCGATGCCATTGATCGGTTTTTGCCGATCAAGGCGCTTGATATGCTCACGCCCTCCCCGTTTGCGCAGGCTCTCGATACCATGCTTGGGCCCACGGGCGCCTTGCCTCCGGCGCAGGCAGCGGTGGTGGCCCTAGGTTATATTGGGCTGTGCTGGCTGCTGGGCGCATTTTTACTGCGCACCCGCGACCTTTAG
- a CDS encoding tetratricopeptide repeat protein, with amino-acid sequence MRLAALLTGTLLSVSLAAAAQAPGTPEADLRAGRELLAAKNFDNAARRFEAASRSSPNNAEVQLLLGQCYTELGRYAEARTVLSKATALDAALKPRAEEYLALADTREKAALGARSKAETEAAAVRARAAAALKARAEAESAAKNAAFSAPVAAAPLVYGVYTCSFDNWDAASQRFTSVPKGAFELNANGTYRYLDGSASGRYTYNAQTRQLSWITGYFAEAGKPKTTFAPGDKVSQLNIEFGADKGSQRWSCGCNSK; translated from the coding sequence ATGCGTTTAGCAGCTTTACTCACGGGCACTTTGCTCTCCGTTTCGCTTGCAGCGGCTGCGCAGGCCCCCGGCACGCCCGAGGCCGACCTGAGAGCGGGCCGCGAACTGCTGGCTGCCAAAAACTTCGACAACGCGGCCCGCCGCTTCGAAGCCGCGAGCCGTAGCTCGCCCAACAACGCCGAAGTGCAGCTGCTCTTAGGCCAGTGCTACACCGAGCTCGGCCGCTACGCCGAGGCCCGCACGGTGCTTAGCAAAGCCACGGCCCTCGACGCCGCCCTTAAACCCCGGGCCGAGGAATACCTAGCCTTGGCCGACACCCGCGAGAAGGCCGCCTTGGGTGCGCGCAGCAAGGCCGAAACCGAAGCCGCCGCCGTGCGGGCCCGCGCCGCCGCCGCCCTCAAGGCCCGCGCCGAAGCCGAGTCAGCCGCCAAAAATGCGGCTTTCAGCGCCCCGGTGGCCGCGGCCCCGCTGGTGTACGGCGTGTACACCTGCTCCTTCGATAACTGGGACGCCGCCAGCCAGCGCTTCACCTCCGTGCCCAAGGGCGCTTTCGAGCTGAACGCCAACGGCACCTACCGCTACCTCGATGGCAGTGCCAGCGGCCGTTACACCTACAACGCCCAAACGCGCCAGCTTAGCTGGATAACCGGCTACTTTGCCGAAGCCGGCAAACCCAAAACCACCTTCGCTCCCGGCGACAAGGTGTCGCAGCTGAACATTGAGTTCGGTGCCGACAAAGGCTCGCAACGCTGGTCGTGCGGGTGCAACAGCAAGTAG
- a CDS encoding bifunctional 3,4-dihydroxy-2-butanone-4-phosphate synthase/GTP cyclohydrolase II, with product MLDPIEDAIADIRAGKVVVVVDDEDRENEGDFICAARCATPEVINFMATHGRGLVCAPLIEDRCEELGLELMVGRNTALHATPFTVSVDLLKNGVTTGISASDRSKTILALIDPDTKPEELGKPGHIFPLKARKDGVLRRAGHTEAAIDLARLAGFEPAGVLVEILKEDGEMARLPELREIANRWGLKLISVQDLIQYRLKQESLIDREISVKMPTQWGDFDLIAYTQRSTGAQHLALVKGDISGDEPVLVRVHSSCVTGDIFGSCRCDCGPQLHHAMQQIEREGKGVLLYMNQEGRGIGLLNKLRAYKLQEQGRDTVEANLELGFGMDERDYGVGAQILRDLGLHKLRLLTNNPRKRTGLIGYGLEIVDTVAIEVAPNEHNERYLTTKRDKLGHTILTKDRGPHPAQTAAEALPAE from the coding sequence ATGCTTGACCCCATCGAAGACGCCATTGCCGACATCCGCGCCGGTAAAGTGGTAGTAGTTGTGGACGACGAAGACCGCGAAAATGAAGGCGACTTTATTTGTGCGGCCCGTTGCGCCACGCCCGAAGTCATCAACTTCATGGCCACCCACGGCCGCGGCCTGGTGTGCGCCCCGCTTATCGAAGACCGCTGCGAAGAGCTGGGCCTTGAGCTAATGGTGGGCCGCAACACGGCCCTGCACGCCACGCCCTTCACCGTTTCGGTCGATTTGCTGAAAAACGGCGTAACCACCGGCATTTCGGCTTCCGACCGCAGCAAAACCATTCTGGCCCTCATCGACCCCGACACCAAGCCCGAGGAGCTGGGCAAACCGGGGCACATTTTTCCGCTGAAAGCCCGCAAAGACGGCGTGCTGCGCCGCGCCGGCCACACCGAGGCAGCCATCGACCTGGCCCGCTTGGCTGGGTTTGAGCCGGCCGGCGTGCTGGTTGAAATTCTGAAGGAAGACGGCGAAATGGCCCGCTTGCCCGAGCTGCGCGAAATTGCCAACCGCTGGGGCCTCAAGCTGATTTCGGTGCAAGACCTGATTCAGTACCGCCTCAAGCAGGAAAGCCTCATCGACCGCGAAATTTCGGTGAAGATGCCCACCCAGTGGGGCGACTTCGACCTGATTGCCTACACCCAGCGCAGCACCGGCGCCCAGCACCTGGCGCTGGTAAAAGGCGATATTTCGGGCGATGAGCCGGTGCTGGTGCGCGTGCACTCCTCGTGCGTAACCGGCGACATCTTCGGCTCGTGCCGCTGCGACTGCGGCCCGCAACTGCACCACGCCATGCAGCAAATTGAGCGCGAGGGCAAGGGCGTGCTGCTGTACATGAACCAGGAGGGCCGGGGCATTGGCCTGCTCAACAAATTGCGGGCCTACAAGCTGCAGGAGCAAGGCCGCGACACCGTGGAGGCCAACCTGGAGCTGGGCTTTGGCATGGACGAGCGCGACTACGGCGTGGGGGCCCAAATCCTGCGCGACTTAGGGCTGCACAAGCTGCGCTTGCTCACCAACAATCCGCGCAAGCGCACCGGCCTTATCGGCTACGGCCTCGAGATTGTGGATACCGTGGCCATTGAAGTGGCGCCCAACGAGCACAACGAGCGGTACCTCACCACCAAGCGCGACAAGCTCGGCCACACCATCCTGACCAAGGACCGCGGCCCGCACCCGGCCCAAACGGCGGCCGAGGCACTGCCGGCCGAGTAA
- a CDS encoding glycosyltransferase yields MNLALAILLWASIVLVAHTYVLFPLLLNRFAKGRKQNQEVYAPLSHELPAVDVLLAVHNEEQVIEEKIRSTFRTTYPLDRLTFYIGSDCSSDRTNALVRQLQGEFPQLRFEAYTQRQGKPGVIDALSRQATAPVLVLTDANVFFAPDTLYHLVKHFHNPRIGLVGGNIINPEHHAEGISGQEKAYLERENLIKYQEGVVWGGMMGAFGGCFAVRRACYHPAPAAFLVDDFYITMAVLRDGYQAINELNAVCYEDVSDHLPEEFRRKARIAAGNFQNLGEFASLLWPVWRGVPFAFWSHKVLRWLTPLLLLLALGANALLVARGAHWVYALMLLGQLALPTLLLLDRALKRAGVHLRLLRFITHFYSMNAALALGFWRYLRGIRTTVWQPTQRFQQAR; encoded by the coding sequence ATGAACCTAGCCCTGGCCATACTGTTGTGGGCGAGCATCGTGTTGGTGGCGCACACCTACGTGCTGTTTCCGTTGCTGCTGAACCGCTTCGCTAAAGGCCGGAAGCAAAACCAAGAGGTGTATGCTCCGCTAAGCCACGAGCTGCCGGCGGTGGATGTGCTGCTGGCCGTGCACAACGAGGAGCAGGTAATCGAAGAAAAGATCCGCAGTACCTTCCGGACCACGTATCCGCTCGATCGGCTCACCTTCTACATCGGTTCCGATTGCTCCTCCGACCGCACCAATGCCCTGGTAAGGCAGCTTCAAGGTGAATTTCCGCAGCTGCGCTTCGAAGCGTACACCCAACGGCAAGGCAAACCCGGCGTAATCGATGCCCTGTCGCGGCAGGCCACGGCGCCCGTGCTGGTGCTCACCGATGCCAACGTGTTTTTTGCCCCCGACACGCTCTATCACCTGGTAAAGCATTTTCACAACCCGCGCATCGGGCTAGTGGGCGGCAACATCATCAACCCCGAGCACCACGCCGAGGGTATTTCGGGCCAGGAGAAGGCGTACCTCGAGCGCGAAAACCTCATCAAGTACCAAGAGGGCGTGGTGTGGGGCGGCATGATGGGGGCATTTGGCGGCTGCTTTGCTGTGCGCCGCGCCTGCTACCACCCAGCCCCGGCGGCGTTTCTGGTCGATGACTTTTACATTACCATGGCCGTGCTGCGCGATGGGTACCAAGCCATTAACGAGCTAAACGCGGTGTGCTACGAGGACGTGTCGGACCACCTGCCCGAGGAGTTTCGGCGCAAGGCCCGCATTGCAGCCGGCAACTTTCAGAACCTAGGCGAGTTTGCCAGTTTGCTGTGGCCGGTGTGGCGCGGTGTTCCGTTTGCGTTCTGGTCGCACAAAGTATTGCGCTGGCTTACGCCGCTGCTGCTGTTGCTGGCCCTAGGTGCCAACGCGCTGCTGGTGGCCCGGGGGGCACATTGGGTTTACGCCCTCATGCTGCTGGGGCAACTGGCACTGCCCACCTTGCTGCTGCTCGACAGAGCCCTGAAACGCGCGGGCGTGCACCTGCGGTTGTTGCGCTTTATCACGCACTTCTACAGCATGAACGCCGCGCTGGCTTTGGGTTTCTGGCGCTACCTGCGCGGCATTCGCACCACGGTGTGGCAGCCTACGCAGCGCTTTCAGCAGGCCCGCTGA